In Cryptomeria japonica chromosome 10, Sugi_1.0, whole genome shotgun sequence, a genomic segment contains:
- the LOC131033333 gene encoding non-specific lipid transfer protein GPI-anchored 3, translated as MAMRMKSSSMSSYRFSYCQMMLVLMVMTLVQIGAAQSDTNSCVNSLVPCASYLNATTKPPDSCCVPLLNVIQTQQQCLCNLLNSSIVKQSSINITQALNIPRLCGDTNVSTDACSTNAPANAPSASTTPSVPADTGDSSGIGATSLQIFLPLLAVFFLGVFKSFP; from the exons ATGGCGATGAGAATGAAAAGCAGCAGTATGAGTAGTTACAGGTTTTCATACTGTCAGATGATGCTGGTGTTAATGGTGATGACGTTGGTACAGATCGGAGCAGCGCAAAGCGATACGAATTCCTGTGTAAATTCGTTAGTGCCCTGCGCAAGTTATTTGAACGCCACAACGAAACCCCCGGATTCGTGCTGCGTTCCTTTACTAAACGTTATCCAGACACAGCAGCAGTGCCTCTGTAACCTCCTCAACAGTAGCATCGTTAAGCAATCGAGTATCAACATCACTCAAGCCCTAAATATTCCTCGCCTCTGCGGTGACACAAACGTCAGTACAGACGCTTGTTCGACCAACG CTCCTGCAAATGCGCCTTCGGCTTCTACCACGCCTTCAG TACCTGCTGATACCGGCGACAGTAGCGGCATAGGCGCAACTTCTTTGCAAATATTTTTGCCTCTTCTGGCTGTCTTTTTTCTTGGCGTGTTCAAATCATTTCCCTGA
- the LOC131033232 gene encoding non-specific lipid transfer protein GPI-anchored 7 isoform X1: protein MAPRTKSGKFSGYRSSYWKIVLVLTVTMLIKIGAAQNDSSSCVNSIVPCANYLNATTKPPDSCCVPLLNAIKTQQQCLCSLVNSSIAKQLNINVTQALNVPRLCGDTNITLNSCSNVTATAPSASTTPSGSTPSGHAETGNGSGVGATPLQILLPLLAVLFLGGFNSVP from the exons ATGGCGCCGAGAACAAAAAGCGGCAAATTTAGTGGCTACAGATCTTCATACTGGAAGATCGTGCTGGTGTTAACGGTGACAATGTTGATAAAGATCGGAGCAGCGCAAAATGATTCGAGTTCCTGTGTAAATTCGATTGTGCCCTGTGCAAATTATTTGAACGCCACAACGAAACCCCCAGATTCGTGCTGCGTTCCTTTACTCAACGCTATCAAAACGCAGCAGCAGTGCCTTTGCAGCCTCGTAAACAGTAGCATCGCCAAGCAATTGAATATCAACGTCACTCAAGCCCTAAATGTTCCTCGCCTTTGCGGCGACACAAACATCACACTTAATTCTTGTTCCAACG TTACTGCGACTGCACCTTCGGCTTCTACCACGCCTTCTGGTAGCACACCTTCAG GACATGCTGAAACAGGCAATGGTAGCGGCGTAGGCGCAACCCCTTTGCAAATATTGTTGCCTCTGCTGGCTGTCCTTTTTCTTGGCGGATTCAATTCAGTTCCCTGA
- the LOC131033232 gene encoding non-specific lipid transfer protein GPI-anchored 3 isoform X2, producing MAPRTKSGKFSGYRSSYWKIVLVLTVTMLIKIGAAQNDSSSCVNSIVPCANYLNATTKPPDSCCVPLLNAIKTQQQCLCSLVNSSIAKQLNINVTQALNVPRLCGDTNITLNSCSNVTATAPSASTTPSGSTPSGNGSGVGATPLQILLPLLAVLFLGGFNSVP from the exons ATGGCGCCGAGAACAAAAAGCGGCAAATTTAGTGGCTACAGATCTTCATACTGGAAGATCGTGCTGGTGTTAACGGTGACAATGTTGATAAAGATCGGAGCAGCGCAAAATGATTCGAGTTCCTGTGTAAATTCGATTGTGCCCTGTGCAAATTATTTGAACGCCACAACGAAACCCCCAGATTCGTGCTGCGTTCCTTTACTCAACGCTATCAAAACGCAGCAGCAGTGCCTTTGCAGCCTCGTAAACAGTAGCATCGCCAAGCAATTGAATATCAACGTCACTCAAGCCCTAAATGTTCCTCGCCTTTGCGGCGACACAAACATCACACTTAATTCTTGTTCCAACG TTACTGCGACTGCACCTTCGGCTTCTACCACGCCTTCTGGTAGCACACCTTCAG GCAATGGTAGCGGCGTAGGCGCAACCCCTTTGCAAATATTGTTGCCTCTGCTGGCTGTCCTTTTTCTTGGCGGATTCAATTCAGTTCCCTGA